A window of the Cicer arietinum cultivar CDC Frontier isolate Library 1 chromosome 6, Cicar.CDCFrontier_v2.0, whole genome shotgun sequence genome harbors these coding sequences:
- the LOC101489001 gene encoding dirigent protein 23-like — protein sequence MSKQNAIVMVLIISAMVPQIQSVNLKAGNWGTSLETKNNETVTNLQFYFHDTLSGKNPSAIKVAEPIDKSKSFSTLFCNIMMADDPLTETSDPNSKLVGRAQGLYGSSCQEEFGLLMALSYSFVDGPYNGSSFTVVGKNSIMNPVREMAVVGGTGLFRMARGYAIAQTHWFDNSGDAIVGYNVTLVH from the coding sequence ATGTCAAAGCAAAATGCGATAGTGATGGTGCTTATAATAAGTGCTATGGTTCCACAAATTCAAAGCGTGAATTTGAAAGCAGGGAATTGGGGTACAAGTTTGGAAACAAAGAACAACGAAACAGTGACAAACCTTCAGTTCTATTTCCACGACACGCTAAGCGGGAAAAACCCAAGCGCCATTAAGGTTGCCGAACCTATAGATAAGAGCAAGTCATTCAGTACACTGTTCTGTAACATTATGATGGCGGATGACCCGTTAACCGAAACATCTGACCCGAACTCCAAGTTAGTGGGCCGGGCCCAAGGTTTGTATGGTTCGTCCTGTCAAGAAGAGTTTGGGCTGCTTATGGCTCTAAGCTACTCATTTGTAGACGGCCCATACAACGGTAGCTCGTTTACGGTTGTTGGAAAAAACTCTATTATGAACCCCGTTCGTGAGATGGCCGTTGTTGGTGGCACGGGACTTTTCCGCATGGCACGTGGTTACGCCATCGCTCAGACTCATTGGTTTGATAACAGTGGCGATGCTATTGTTGGCTACAACGTCACTCTCGTTCATTAA